One window of Streptomyces sp. NBC_00273 genomic DNA carries:
- a CDS encoding stage II sporulation protein M, protein MDLDVFVTAHRAEWERLEQLLGRGRKLTGDEADELVALYQRTSTHLSQIQSSAPDPMLTSRLTQLVARARATVTGTRRAGWRDAALFFTAGFPAAVYRSRRWWIPTALLSTALGVLIGWWIATHPEVQSAIAAPEELKALTQPGGQYETYYSSHPAGSFAAQVWTNNAQAAAICLVLGAFLGIPVLWILFLNMANLGVGLGLMASAGRLDVFLGLILPHGLLELTAVFVAAGMGLRLGWTVIDPGPRTRRTALAEQGRTALGMAIGLAVVLFISGLIEGFVTPSGLPTWARITIGVVAEVAFLLYVFILGGRAARAGDVGDVEEADQTATLPTAA, encoded by the coding sequence ATGGATCTCGACGTCTTCGTGACCGCACACCGCGCGGAGTGGGAACGCCTGGAGCAGCTCCTGGGCCGGGGCCGCAAGCTCACCGGCGACGAGGCAGACGAACTCGTCGCGCTCTACCAACGCACCTCCACCCACCTCTCCCAGATCCAGTCCAGCGCCCCGGACCCGATGCTCACGAGCCGGCTGACCCAGCTGGTCGCCCGCGCCCGGGCCACGGTGACGGGCACCCGCCGGGCGGGCTGGCGCGACGCCGCCCTCTTCTTCACGGCGGGCTTCCCGGCCGCGGTCTACCGCAGTCGCCGCTGGTGGATACCGACGGCCCTGCTCTCCACGGCGCTCGGCGTGCTCATCGGCTGGTGGATAGCCACGCACCCGGAGGTCCAGAGCGCCATCGCGGCGCCCGAGGAGCTGAAGGCGCTCACGCAGCCGGGCGGCCAGTACGAGACGTACTACTCCAGCCACCCCGCGGGCTCCTTCGCCGCCCAGGTCTGGACGAACAACGCCCAAGCGGCCGCGATCTGCCTGGTCCTGGGCGCGTTCCTGGGGATACCGGTGCTCTGGATCCTCTTCCTGAACATGGCCAACCTCGGCGTCGGCCTCGGCCTGATGGCCTCCGCCGGCCGCCTCGACGTCTTCCTGGGCCTGATCCTTCCGCACGGCCTGCTCGAACTGACGGCGGTCTTCGTGGCCGCGGGCATGGGCCTGCGCCTGGGCTGGACGGTCATCGACCCGGGCCCCCGCACCCGCCGCACGGCCCTCGCGGAACAGGGCCGCACCGCCCTCGGCATGGCCATCGGCCTCGCGGTGGTCCTCTTCATCTCGGGCCTGATCGAGGGCTTCGTGACCCCGTCGGGCCTCCCCACCTGGGCCCGCATCACGATCGGTGTCGTAGCCGAGGTCGCCTTCCTGCTCTACGTCTTCATCCTGGGCGGCAGGGCCGCGCGCGCCGGCGACGTGGGCGACGTGGAGGAGGCCGACCAGACGGCGACGCTCCCGACCGCGGCCTGA